The following proteins are encoded in a genomic region of Plasmodium chabaudi chabaudi strain AS genome assembly, chromosome: 1:
- a CDS encoding zinc transporter ZIP1, putative, producing MDLLLAKAICIFAFLSVATGGCAIPYILGLFGKRNRNKYENKVKNILSNLNCFGAGFIFSIVMFHLLPETIIIASSHNDITIFKTHDPEMKTLFIFFFVFLGFCMQLALEYVLPTDTSLCCVDHGAVKFTDDNDHIINVENHTIENPNTEIRNMPMNTDAYYHPHEGDHSNHKNRFTKFLDVLALQSFFLTISLAIHSGIEGMIVGTSDDAHFVFITTFCILSHKWIAGVTVSLSLNRNHISKNLKIILLLIFIFSSPLGIIVGHLVQSSGEKITCLINAVSIGTLLFIGCEILLNEMQMKFPRKVRFSKWLSFCSSCLIAFSIIYGTSHIAPHQRAH from the exons ATGGATTTACTTTTGGCAAAAGCAATTTGCATTTTTGCATTTCTATCAGTTGCAACAGGGGGGTGTGCGATACCTTATATTTTGGGTTTGTTTGGAAAGAGgaatagaaataaatatgagaACAAAGtgaagaatattttatcaaactTAAATTGTTTTGGAGCgggatttattttttcaattgtTATGTTTCATTTACTTCCAGAAACAATTATCATTGCAAGTTCCCATAATGATATTACTATATTTAAGACTCATGATCCTGAAATGAAAACcctgtttatatttttttttgtttttctggGGTTTTGCATGCAACTAGCTTTAGAATATGTTTTGCCCACCGATACCAGTCTTTGTTGTGTTGACCATGGTGCCGTGAAATTTACCGATGACAATGACCATATCat AAATGTCGAGAACCATACCATAGAAAATCCTAACACCGAGATACGCAACATG cCTATGAACACAGATGCATATTATCACCCACACGAAGGCGACCACTCGAACCACAAAAATCgctttacaaaatttttagaTGTATTAGCATTACAATCCTTTTTCTTAACTATTTCCTTGGCTATACACTCTGGAATTGAAG GAATGATTGTCGGGACGTCTGATGACgctcattttgtttttataactaCATTTTGCATTTTGTCACACAAGTGGATAGCCGGAGTTACAGTTTCCCTTTCCCTAAACAGGAATCACATT AGCAAAAACCTCAAGATAATTTTACTtctcattttcattttttcatcacCCCTTGGAATAATTGTAGGGCATTTAGTGCAATCGTCAG gcGAAAAAATTACATGTTTAATAAATGCGGTATCTATAGGGACCCTACTTTTTATTGGTTGCGAG ATCCTTCTCAACGAGATGCAAATGAAGTTTCCGAGGAAGGTTCGGTTTTCTAAGTGGCTCAGCTTTTGCTCATCATGTTTAATCGCGTTTTCAATAATTTATGGTACATCACATATTGCACCCCATCAACGAGCACactaa
- a CDS encoding citrate synthase-like protein, putative codes for MNMFKKNICRVYENMLLYLKKENINFKKKYFCNYEKNDVNKVKFVKYKKENGHTFSHLFLETEIYFEFKGNVFYRGHNLKRLCEMTAFDETVFLLLYKKLPNSTELDEKRNYLKNEYIHFVENEKNIIKIIEMLKSKNLLELIRMCILDLSLVEEHNKDINLNYYKILAISLRLLYIFHLQNGLCENTLTDKAYDNVCLFILQNYSNHNRLSNHVSKLECNEGTGVNKIDEMVDKKDKEKLLNVLLTVICESNINENIFLLRLISNMNEENNYFNIYLCAITFYIDIFKNINFDLSLKSFLNLDIYSKKQTEDDINELIGGIPNVDLFFYKNNFFLKKKNILKKYLTDYCNRQSQQSIDALNHFIKIEDMFFKHKNKYPSPYYYSMITFYLLNIPVDLLPTIYFLSRLPSIIAHINEQKQNKKIVKYSSAYVGNVPTDMYQS; via the exons atgaatatgtttaaaaaaaatatatgtagggtttatgaaaatatgctcctatatttaaaaaaagaaaatattaatttcaaaaaaaaatatttttgtaattatGAAAAGAATGATGTTAATAAGgtaaaatttgtaaaatacaaaaaagagAATGGTCACACATTTTCTCATCTTTTTTTGGAAacagaaatatattttgaattcaaag GCAATGTATTTTATCGGGGACACAACTTAAAGAGGTTATGTGAAATGACGGCATTCGATGAGACtgtttttttgttgttATACAAGAAATTACCAAACAGTACAGAACTTGATGAAAAgagaaattatttaaaaaatgaatatatccattttgtagaaaatgaaaaaaatattataaaaataatagaaatgTTAAAAAGTAAGAATTTACTAGAACTAATTAGAATGTGTATATTAGATTTATCTTTAGTTGAAGAACATAATAAAgacataaatttaaattattataaaattttagcTATCTCATTAaggttattatatatttttcatttacaAAATGGTTTATGTGAAAACACGCTTACAGATAAAGCATATGATAATGTGTGCTTGTTTATACTTCAAAATTATTCGAACCATAACAGGTTATCAAATCATGTGTCAAAATTAGAATGTAATGAAGGTACGGGTGTAAACAAAATCGATGAGATGGtagataaaaaagataaagaaaaattgttaaatgttttattaacaGTAATATGTGAAAGTAACATAAatgaaaacatatttttattaagattaatatcaaatatgaatgaagaaaataattattttaatatatacttatgtgctattactttttatatagacatatttaaaaatattaattttgatCTATCACTTAAAtcgtttttaaatttagatatttattcaaaaaaacaaacagaagatgatataaatgaaCTAATTGGGGGCATACCAAAtgttgatttatttttttataaaaataatttttttctaaaaaaaaaaaatattttaaaaaaatatttaacagACTATTGCAATAGACAATCACAACAAAGTATAGATGCATTAAACCATTTCATCAAAATTGAAGACATGTTTTTtaagcataaaaataagtatcCATCaccttattattattctatGATAaccttttatttattgaatATTCCAGTAGATTTATTACCAacgatatattttttatcaagaCTTCCTAGTATTATTGCACACATCAATGAGCAAAAgcaaaataagaaaattgtaaaatattcatcGGCCTACGTTGGTAATGTGCCTACTGATATGTATCAGTcatga
- a CDS encoding mitochondrial cardiolipin synthase, putative: MKVENKLRDKIYKRILNKREEDGEGGIDFNKLVESNVEKLDINENDKNLIKTKWVSILKRNAEKYGKVSDGNKIKIYNTGHSCFKNILKSIDKCKKRVWFESYIFDDSDFAEHVVNSLCNASKRGCDVILLVDYVGSLKLKSKWVNELKENNVHVIFFNTFLNSFLNILPIFFRDHRKIIILDDSAYCGSMNVSENVIPNISDIIKTDKDENMLDIGKGYHHDNLLNDQESNHIEQETFINGVLGKQNKCLEYYDLHIKLKGPAVKDLADVFIDSLKMANTDIIREPIETQKKYDEDDSSCYVQVLESNVLRKVKSIQSSFEYIIKNGATNNIYITTSYFLPPGFLRRALFHALSNGVNISFLFSGNSDIFGDVPATYYIIKKFLKKFSKEKEKLLHYDAENLSDIESRLINKYHSDIDSKKDKLLKWKKINFKDFKKHVEQKFGDNLLLRNKNKGTSEFYFFENKHCHAKNIVVDNLWCSIGSFNWDRFSSRRNLEVMVSIFDKNISDQFIKEHEDKKKYNSKQITLSNINNRNVFQILFSYCAYHIGKLTGKNILDGLSNNNKKTILRKAIVNKYLSDNCIEHISLNMMWGT; the protein is encoded by the coding sequence ATGAAAGTTGAAAACAAGTTACGagacaaaatatataaacgtATTTTAAACAAAAGAGAAGAAGATGGCGAGGGGGGAATagattttaataaattagttGAGTCCAATGTTGAAAAATtagatataaatgaaaatgataagaatttgataaaaacaaaatgggttagtatattaaaaaggaatgctgaaaaatatggaaaagtATCAGATGGtaataaaatcaaaatatataatacaggACATTCatgctttaaaaatatattaaaatctatagataaatgtaaaaaaagagTTTGGTTCGaatcttatatatttgatgaTTCCGATTTTGCTGAGCACGTAGTAAATAGTTTATGTAATGCATCGAAAAGAGGATGTgatgttattttattagttGATTATGTTGGAAgtttaaaattgaaaagtAAATGGGTTAATGAacttaaagaaaataatgttcatgttatattttttaatacgtttttaaattcattcttaaatatattacctatattttttcgagaccatagaaaaattattattcttgACGACTCAGCATATTGTGGATCAATGAATGTATCAGAAAATGTCATACCAAATATTTCagatattattaaaactgATAAAGATGAAAACATGCTTGATATTGGAAAGGGATATCATcatgataatttattaaatgatcAAGAATCAAATCATATCGAACAAGaaacatttataaatgGTGTATTgggaaaacaaaataaatgctTAGAATATTATGACCttcatattaaattaaaaggaCCAGCAGTAAAAGATTTAGCAGATGTATTTATTGATTCCCTTAAAATGGCAAATACAGATATTATACGTGAACCTATAgaaacacaaaaaaaatatgatgaagATGATTCTTCATGTTATGTACAAGTATTAGAATCAAATGTGTTAAGAAAAGTTAAATCAATTCAATCGTCctttgaatatattataaaaaatggagctactaataatatttatattacaaCTAGCTATTTTTTACCTCCAGGATTTTTGAGACGAGCTTTATTTCATGCTTTATCAAATGgtgtaaatatttcttttctcTTTTCTGGAAATTCAGATATTTTTGGTGACGTACCAGccacatattatattataaaaaaatttttgaaaaagttcagcaaagaaaaagaaaagctACTACATTATGATGCTGAAAATTTATCTGATATTGAGAGTAgacttataaataaatatcataGTGATATAGattcaaaaaaagataaattattaaaatggaaaaaaataaattttaaagattttaaaaaacatgtagaacaaaaatttggagataatttattattaagaaataaaaataaaggaacTAGCgaattctatttttttgaaaacaaACATTGTcatgcaaaaaatattgttgtTGATAATTTATGGTGCTCTATCGGTTCATTTAACTGGGATCGATTTTCTTCAAGACGAAATTTGGAAGTTATGGTATCCATTTTCGATAAAAACATATCAGATCAATTTATTAAAGAACAtgaagacaaaaaaaaatataattcaaaacaaataacattatcaaatataaataatagaaatgtatttcaaattttatttagcTATTGTGCATATCATATTGGAAAGCTTactggaaaaaatatacttgATGGATTATcgaacaataataaaaaaactattCTTCGAAAAGCtattgtaaataaatatcttTCAGACAACTGCATCGAACACATCTCTTTGAATATGATGTGGGGAACGTAA